The Takifugu rubripes chromosome 7, fTakRub1.2, whole genome shotgun sequence genome has a segment encoding these proteins:
- the nfkbid gene encoding NF-kappa-B inhibitor delta, whose protein sequence is MHFDKSPKEKPCCTLPTVKKLLEQKRKRETSTAPPSCTSASISPAHTSTAPQFSITEPFTCTGSSAIHHPQPSISPAGASSSYSDMAVSYEQWAPAAESLQAYYPSINIEPGYGAAYDLPVTPEYSAQQLSVFGDAISHTYECQRADPSIQSSSWSRMGPSQSGQVFFGSPMDMAKLEEARMVLSRLDYSRATEQDEDGDTILHIYTAKGLREYAFAAAERLRAVGRLDAKEHKGKTALLVAVAANQPEIVQDLLSLEADINACDVNGQTALHLAAHYGFPVVLQAILSNKPAVNLEARNFEGMTALHCAAISHCATMKALSSGGLPDVALQGKAVEKLSCVQKLLSSGASLLSQELKSNKTVLHLAVKEGNVELVHFLLRTPLANMKDFVNLKAHGHTALHMAAGLHGNPHQEEILRLLLSRGADPSIRNLENDQAAHLLQGGHQGEQLKLMLKRRSTSSRRRIMSSQDLE, encoded by the exons ATGCACTTTGATAAAT CACCAAAGGAGAAGCCGTGTTGCACTCTGCCCACTGTGAAGAAACTCCTGGAACAGAAGAGGAAGCGTGAGACGTCCACGGCGCCGCCGTCCTGCACCTCCGCCAGCATCAGCCCGGCTCACACCTCGACTGCACCG CAATTCTCCATTACAGAACCTTTCACCTGCACAG GTTCTTCTGCGATCCACCACCCACAGCCCAGCATCTCACCTGCAGGCGCATCCAGCAGCTACTCAGACATGGCCGTCAGCTACGAGCAGTGGGCCCCAGCGGCAGAGTCGTTACAGGCCTACTACCCCAGCATCAACATAGAGCCCGGCTACGGCGCCGCCTACGACCTCCCGGTCACGCCAGAATACAGCGCCCAGCAGCTCTCTGTGTTTGGAGACGCCATCAGTCATACATAT GAGTGCCAGCGAGCAGATCCCAGTATTCAGAGTTCATCCTGGTCACGGATGGGTCCCAGTCAAAGCGGGCAGGTCTTCTTTGGCTCCCCCATGGACATGGccaagctggaggaggccaggaTGGTGCTGAGCCGGCTAGACTACAGCCGAGCCACCGAgcaggatgaagatggagacaC CATTCTGCACATCTACACCGCCAAGGGGCTGAGAGAATACGCGTTCGCAGCTGCGGAGAGGCTGAGGGCCGTGGGCAGACTGGACGCCAAGGAACACAAGGGAAAG ACCGCTCTGCTGGTGGCGGTGGCCGCCAACCAGCCGGAGATCGTGCAAGACCTGCTGTCACTGGAGGCTGACATCAACGCCTGCGACGTTAATGGCCAGACCGCCCTGCACCTGGCTGCCCACTACGGCTTCCCTGTGGTCCTGCAG GCAATTCTGTCGAACAAGCCAGCTGTCAACCTGGAGGCCAGGAATTTTGAAG GTATGACCGCTCTGCACTGCGCAGCCATTTCCCACTGTGCCACCATGAAGGCTCTGTCCAGCGGTGGGCTTCCAGATGTTGCTCTGCAGGGCAAAGCTGTAGAGAAGCTCTCCTGTGTGCAGAAGCTCCTCAGCAGCGGTGCATCGCTGCTCAGCCAG GAACTCAAAAGTAACAAGACTGTGCTCCATTTGGCTGTAAAGGAGGGGAACGTGGAGCTGGTCCATTTTCTGCTGAGGACCCCCCTGGCCAACATGAAGGACTTTGTTAACCTGAAG GCTCACGGCCACACAGCTTTGCACATGGCAgctggtctccatggtaacccccaccaggaggagatcctgagactgctgctgagcagaggagctgacccCAGCATCCGCAACCTGGAGAACGACCAAGCGGCTCACCTCCTGCAGggcggccaccagggggagcag CTCAAACTCATGCTGAAGAGACGCAGCACCTCCTCCCGTCGTCGTATCATGTCCTCGCAGGACCTGGAATaa
- the tyrobp gene encoding TYRO protein tyrosine kinase-binding protein isoform X2 yields the protein MSDGLCVVGPWFGSAEGHPACGHCYVIKTWVLMAVMITDILLTLLITASVFCLMTKLKRRRDPDSKRTATSRATTSGSEVTESPYQALQGVQSDVYSELETFSK from the exons ATGTCCGACGGCCTGTGTGTTGTGGGCCCCTGGTTTG GCTCTGCTGAAGGACATCCAG CTTGTGGCCATTGTTATGTCATCAAAACGTGGGTACTGATGGCCGTTATGATCACCGAtatcctcctgaccctcctcaTCACCGCCTCTGTATTCTGCCTCATGACGAAGCTCAAGAGACGGAGGGACCCTGACA GTAAAAGAACTGCCACATCAAGAGCAACGacatcagggtcagaggtcacggagTCACCCTACCAG gcGTTACAGGGAGTCCAGTCAGACGTGTACAGCGAACTAGAAACTTTTAGCAAATGA
- the tyrobp gene encoding TYRO protein tyrosine kinase-binding protein isoform X1, giving the protein MSDGLCVVGPWFGSAEGHPACGHCYVIKTWVLMAVMITDILLTLLITASVFCLMTKLKRRRDPDTGKRTATSRATTSGSEVTESPYQALQGVQSDVYSELETFSK; this is encoded by the exons ATGTCCGACGGCCTGTGTGTTGTGGGCCCCTGGTTTG GCTCTGCTGAAGGACATCCAG CTTGTGGCCATTGTTATGTCATCAAAACGTGGGTACTGATGGCCGTTATGATCACCGAtatcctcctgaccctcctcaTCACCGCCTCTGTATTCTGCCTCATGACGAAGCTCAAGAGACGGAGGGACCCTGACA CAGGTAAAAGAACTGCCACATCAAGAGCAACGacatcagggtcagaggtcacggagTCACCCTACCAG gcGTTACAGGGAGTCCAGTCAGACGTGTACAGCGAACTAGAAACTTTTAGCAAATGA